From candidate division KSB1 bacterium, one genomic window encodes:
- a CDS encoding PAS domain S-box protein: MKQKSTAYSIERKQAQEEFYESKERLSLLFDTVSDCICLVKVEPDNRNRILAVNKALLNETGFTDEQIIGKTVDEVIPKEEVEFVERKCKAKSLIQAFYLQ; this comes from the coding sequence GTGAAGCAGAAATCTACAGCCTACAGTATAGAGCGCAAACAGGCGCAGGAGGAATTTTATGAGAGTAAAGAACGCCTTTCATTGCTCTTTGATACGGTTTCGGATTGCATATGCCTCGTTAAAGTTGAACCTGATAATCGCAACCGAATTCTTGCTGTTAATAAAGCGTTGTTGAATGAGACTGGATTTACTGATGAACAAATAATTGGAAAAACGGTCGATGAGGTTATACCCAAGGAGGAAGTGGAATTTGTAGAAAGGAAATGCAAGGCAAAATCACTAATTCAAGCTTTTTATTTACAATAA
- a CDS encoding DUF1338 domain-containing protein, with product MLAVIEQVFEALMEGYLEKVPYARQAIKIIQGKNDSFVNDHVAFRSFGMPNLGIASLEKPFIHLGYTKMERMYFEDKKLNAYWYRPPHLSLPKVFISELIVSLFPESTQSVIKKYTDPIESDPNDQISIAEPDKIIEYLDSRPWAQPSYADYQSLNEASEYAAWVLAYGNRVNHFTISVNALANISNIQALNDLLLENEIPMNTAGGLIKGSPAACLMQSSTVANQMEVEFLDGTHSIPYSYMEFAERFVEPQYYFQGFIPKNADMIFESTYAAQVNKTNPT from the coding sequence ATGTTAGCAGTCATAGAGCAGGTATTTGAGGCATTAATGGAAGGTTATTTAGAGAAAGTGCCTTATGCCCGGCAAGCCATTAAAATTATTCAAGGCAAGAATGACTCTTTTGTTAATGATCATGTAGCCTTTCGTTCGTTTGGAATGCCAAATCTTGGCATTGCGTCATTGGAAAAACCTTTCATTCACCTGGGATACACTAAGATGGAGCGCATGTACTTTGAAGATAAGAAACTCAATGCGTATTGGTATCGACCACCTCATCTTTCCCTTCCCAAGGTATTTATCAGTGAATTGATCGTGAGTTTATTTCCGGAGTCAACGCAATCCGTCATTAAAAAATACACGGACCCCATTGAATCCGACCCGAACGATCAAATTTCAATCGCGGAGCCGGATAAGATCATAGAGTACCTGGACTCACGTCCGTGGGCACAGCCTTCTTACGCGGACTATCAAAGCTTGAATGAGGCCAGTGAATATGCGGCCTGGGTGCTTGCTTACGGCAATCGGGTCAATCATTTTACGATATCGGTTAATGCCCTGGCAAACATCTCCAATATTCAGGCATTGAACGATCTATTGCTGGAAAATGAAATTCCGATGAATACGGCAGGGGGATTAATCAAGGGAAGCCCGGCTGCCTGCTTGATGCAGAGCTCCACAGTGGCGAACCAAATGGAGGTCGAGTTTTTAGATGGCACTCATTCCATTCCCTATTCCTATATGGAATTTGCCGAACGTTTCGTAGAGCCACAATATTATTTCCAGGGCTTTATTCCCAAAAACGCAGATATGATTTTTGAAAGCACCTACGCTGCCCAAGTGAATAAAACCAATCCGACGTAG
- a CDS encoding transposase, with protein sequence ELRIATLLNAGKIKKRTGHCVNRIVFELFLIPFLMFSNVYLFVHAQYEKAVSHKNRFYRLLENANYNWRKFQLNLSYRVHQKITQELPSELFFVLDETIVEVKGKLIEMASYVYDHTVGKSVLGFQKLVLGLFDEHHFIPIGQRICTSKRRPEAKSKATKYNKIPKSERIAANSPGAIERAEATQSKLDKAFSLLKQAKNKGFGASTLLVDSWFCFNCFLIKVVTQLKLNVICQLKNLPRTNKYLYTGQTYSLKTLFTGVAEPKLRMVKKYQFKQAIVTVSLPNSDVKLKIVFVQNPEQDKWYAFAATNPNLSAEAILSAYSKRWSIEVYKPNNCSNLGFV encoded by the coding sequence AGGAGTTGCGCATTGCCACTTTGCTGAATGCCGGCAAGATTAAGAAACGTACAGGCCATTGTGTTAATCGCATTGTGTTCGAATTGTTTTTAATTCCGTTTTTGATGTTTTCCAACGTCTACTTATTCGTGCATGCCCAATATGAGAAAGCGGTTTCTCATAAGAATCGATTTTATCGTCTTCTTGAGAATGCCAATTATAACTGGCGGAAATTTCAATTGAATTTATCATATCGTGTTCATCAAAAAATTACTCAAGAATTACCTTCGGAACTCTTCTTTGTTCTGGATGAAACCATCGTGGAGGTCAAAGGCAAATTGATTGAAATGGCTTCTTATGTTTACGACCATACCGTTGGTAAAAGCGTTTTAGGCTTTCAGAAGCTGGTTTTAGGGCTTTTTGATGAGCACCATTTCATCCCAATTGGTCAAAGAATCTGTACCAGTAAGCGTAGGCCTGAAGCAAAAAGTAAGGCAACAAAATATAACAAAATCCCTAAATCTGAAAGGATTGCTGCCAATAGCCCGGGCGCCATTGAACGAGCAGAAGCGACGCAATCGAAACTCGACAAGGCGTTTTCCTTACTTAAGCAGGCTAAAAACAAAGGGTTTGGGGCATCTACACTTCTGGTGGATTCCTGGTTTTGCTTCAATTGCTTTCTGATCAAAGTGGTCACACAACTGAAACTAAACGTCATCTGCCAACTGAAAAATTTGCCCAGAACCAATAAATATCTCTACACAGGTCAGACCTATTCTTTGAAAACCCTCTTTACTGGCGTTGCTGAACCGAAACTAAGAATGGTAAAAAAATATCAGTTCAAACAAGCCATTGTGACCGTCTCGCTGCCAAACTCGGATGTTAAGCTCAAAATCGTATTCGTACAAAATCCAGAACAAGATAAATGGTATGCCTTTGCCGCTACCAATCCCAATCTAAGCGCCGAAGCCATCCTCTCTGCCTATTCAAAAAGATGGAGCATAGAAGTCTATAAGCCAAACAATTGCTCAAATCTGGGGTTTGTATAA
- a CDS encoding PAS domain-containing protein yields MKQKSIAYRMERKQVVEELRLHKEILENMSEGVYLIRTSDGVIVYTNPRFEQLFGL; encoded by the coding sequence ATGAAGCAGAAATCTATAGCCTACAGGATGGAGCGCAAGCAGGTGGTAGAAGAGTTGCGTCTTCACAAAGAAATCTTGGAGAACATGTCAGAAGGGGTTTACCTCATCCGAACTAGTGACGGTGTAATTGTTTATACAAACCCCAGATTTGAGCAATTGTTTGGCTTATAG